One Candidatus Nitrososphaera evergladensis SR1 genomic window, ATATCCGAAGTTTATTGTTCTTTCTATTCCAATGTAATCGTCGCGCACTTCCCGTTTTATGTTCTCAATGTCATAGCTCCATTCAAAGTCGCGCTGGAAATCATCTAGGTCTTCAAAGCTAACAGAGCCATCAGGCATTATGTAGCCCACCGAACCATTCGCCAAGGCTAATACACGTTTGTATCTGCCATCCTTCTTTACGTAAACATATTTGTTCTCTTCGCAGATAAGCTTCGTTCTTGGTGAAAATTCTTGTGCCCCTTCCTTTACCACATTGGTATTGATGAACATCGAACCGAAGCTGCCGACTCGTCTCGGAGTAATTATCTGTATCCTATCGAGTACAGGCTTAGATGAATCTTCATAAATGTCTCCAAACATATCTGACAACGCTCCTGCTTTTGGTTTGCCTATTGAGTTGAGTACCTTCCTTACAGACTCTTTCAATTCATGATCACTACTGAAATAATGTATCTCTAAGGTCGAGTCGTTCTTTGCTAAGGCATCCGCTATCTCGTGGGGATGCGGTGACTTGTTTCCGCCGAAGATCTCCGCTAGAAAACCGATGCGGGCGGTAGTGTCAAATCTCAGATTAGATTCAAGACGAATGTAGTTGCTCTCCATTCCGGTCCTTTTCAATTGGAATATCGTGTCTACAAATGGTCTGCCTGCACCAATAGGAGGAAGCTGCTTTTCATCTCCTACCACAATGAGATGCTTAAGATTATCAGCATTGATCATTGCAAACAGTGCCGAGAGTAGAACTTCGTCTATCATTGAAGCTTCATCAATGATAACAACTTGCGGCGAGAATCTGAATCCTTTTGACATCTCCATAAAATCGTCTAGCACTTCAAGCTTGCCGGAAAGTATTTTCGAGATCAGATCAACCATCATGGATGCCTGTTGACCGATATTCGAATTCGGTCGATATTCATTATATCTATTGTAAGAGCTGTATTTGTTCTGAGTTTGATAGTTTCTTATTGCGTCAAAAATGGCGGAGTAAAGAAACCTGTGAATGGTTAATATCTTTATTCGATTGTCATCGGTAAGGCCGTGAGGCTTAAGGCGATCCCTTATCACGATGTTCGCCTTTCCAGTTGGCGTAAAGACGAATATCGGTGTATTACCTAATTCCCTGAACCTTTGTATGAGATTAACAACAGCCGTTGTTTTGCCACTCCCTGCCTTACCAGAGAGAATGAATAAGCCGTTTTCGAGCGCATTACGGTAGAGCACTTGTCGTTCATTAGAATTTAACTTGTCACCAGCTCCTTGTTTTTCGAGCCTGACGATGTTATCTATCCAAGATTGGTCCGAACTACTCAGCGTATGTTTCTTGGTCATCATTTTTTTGAAGAATTGTTCTAGGGCATCTTCGACTGTCCTTAACTGTTTTAGCTGATATAGAACAGGACCTCCCTGAAAACTTTCATCCTTTATTACGAACTTTTCTTTAAAAATTGGTTGCTTTTCATATTCTATTAGCTTATCTACGTCGATATTAAGCTCATCAGCGATGTAGAACAACGGATAGTTCTTTATCGACCCTATGATCTCTTCCCTTGTCAGACATGAGCTGCCTTCTCTTGCTACATCATAAAGTATCTTGGTGATCACTGCTCTGATTCTTTCTGGGGATTGTGCAGAATATGGTGTTTCCCAGTCAGCATAATCTAGGTCGGGAATTAAAGCCATGTCAATCTGGTAGAGGTTTATGCCGTAGTCGGCCTCATCTATGTTCCAGCTATCTTCTCCATCGAAATGATACTTCTCCAACAGAAGATAAGGATTCTTCTTAATGGTCTGGAAGCCGATCTTGTTTATTATTTCCTTGACATTGCTGAACTGAATTGTAGAGAAGTCGAAGATGGATAAGAATCTTAATAATTCTTTGTTTACCTCTATCTCCCGTAGTGCTTTTGCTATAGCCGGCTCTTCAGCTGTAAGGCGTGTCGTTGAGCTAAAGAATTTATCAAGACTCCCAGTTTTCTTTAGAATAAACGATCTGACTGCCGAAATTGTATCCTTGAGCTTCTCGGGCGCGAAGTCGGTCTTCAATATGGAATGCAGAGAATTCTCAAATCCGGGGTACTTACTCCTCTCTTTCCATGCAATATTCAATAGTCTGTCTACAACGAATTCTATCTTTTCCATCTCTGAATAAGGCACTATCTCACCATGTTCCTTCATCTTTCTCAGAGACCTCTTGAAGAGGTAAAGAAGGAATATGGCTTTGTCATGATTGACGTGCATCGACACATACTTGAAGTGAGGAATGACATTGCCCTCGTTGATGGGGATTACTATCTCTTCAAGTTTCTTCCATCTTTCACTCCTTTGCGTGCCTTGGGCATCTTCAGTCCATCGAAGATATTCGTGATAGGGCATGATAAAGGTCGTTTCAGGTTTTAGGTTTATTTGGAATTGCCAAGAGGATGTTGGAAAATTCTGCATCCTGTCGCCACTCCTCAGTTCTTGAAGCAGTGATTGTGGAATGCTGTATTCTATCGGCTTCTCTAAACCTTCTACAAGACCGGCTCCGAGCAAGACATATCTGTAATCATCGCCTGTCAGTGGATTGCTATAATTGGCATAAAAGAACGCTATCGACTTTTCTTTAGATATCTCTCCTGTGTAGACATCAACTCTTTTCTTAAGCTCTGATGTGGGAACATACAGTTGTTCGCTACGGTCTTCGCCAAAGCCAAGTTTAAAGCACCAAGTGAAGACTGAATTATGGCGAAGTGTGCTCTTTAATGGAGGGGCTTGCTTGCTGAACTTTTCGCTCATACGTTTCAGATCTTGGAACGGATGTGGATCAGTTATCGGGTAGTCTTTTTCTCCAAGGGCATTTATGGACCAGTAACATGGAGGAATGTAATTTGCAGATTTCAGAGCATCTGAGACCGGGCGCTCCTTTAGCCTGCCCTCGAGGTCCAAGTTAATCCTCTTCTGAATCCTAGGAGAGATCAGGGAATAGTTGTCTCTACAGTAGAAGTTGCCGGTCGGGTCTACGCATATTCTGCCATTCCACTTGTTATCATGCCAAGCGAACCTTACTGTAACGTGTTTCATATCCGAAAACGAGAAACTAACTTTATGCTTCCTAATTAACCTCTTGTTAGGCTAAACATTTCTTCAACTCCACTGTCTTTTAATACTTAAACGAAATTTCATTGAATGGTCGTCTGAGTGAGATACAAACCTAGTGAGTCTGACGCAAAATCACTTGCATTAGTTGGTGCGGGTATTCTCGCCAGTTTTACTCTAGCGGTATTCGACATACACACTTCCCTCAAGAGTATAGGAGCTACAGTCGAAATTGCTCTTGCGATATCAATTGCTTATGTAGTTATCATGGTTGCGGTAATGATAGCTGCCATTCTTTACGGACCGGGCATCCTTACCGACTGGAAACAAAAAAGGGTTCGAAGAAAGCGATTGCAGGGAACTCTAATGATAGGCATTCTATCAGACATTCCATGGAACGATTACACTCGCCCATATTTTGCATCTGGTTTCAGACCTGAGGATTGGGAAAAAATAATCTACAGCGTTGCCAATGATATTCATCTAAAATTTGAAATCCAACAGATTTCAGTTGATAAGGATTTTGAGCCGTTTATTGCTATTCTGAATCCTTATGGTGGAGCATATCCGGAGGCGGATCTAGGAGAAAGCGCAACTTTGAAGAAGATAAAAAACTATGTTGCAAATGGCGGCTTATTCGTTAATATTTCAGATGTACCAACGTATTATGTATACGGGCTGACGCTCAAAAAGATTACAGATAATACCCCAGCTCTTTACGATACGATTTCTAGCGGCAAAAAAGTTAACAT contains:
- a CDS encoding ATP-dependent DNA helicase, yielding MKHVTVRFAWHDNKWNGRICVDPTGNFYCRDNYSLISPRIQKRINLDLEGRLKERPVSDALKSANYIPPCYWSINALGEKDYPITDPHPFQDLKRMSEKFSKQAPPLKSTLRHNSVFTWCFKLGFGEDRSEQLYVPTSELKKRVDVYTGEISKEKSIAFFYANYSNPLTGDDYRYVLLGAGLVEGLEKPIEYSIPQSLLQELRSGDRMQNFPTSSWQFQINLKPETTFIMPYHEYLRWTEDAQGTQRSERWKKLEEIVIPINEGNVIPHFKYVSMHVNHDKAIFLLYLFKRSLRKMKEHGEIVPYSEMEKIEFVVDRLLNIAWKERSKYPGFENSLHSILKTDFAPEKLKDTISAVRSFILKKTGSLDKFFSSTTRLTAEEPAIAKALREIEVNKELLRFLSIFDFSTIQFSNVKEIINKIGFQTIKKNPYLLLEKYHFDGEDSWNIDEADYGINLYQIDMALIPDLDYADWETPYSAQSPERIRAVITKILYDVAREGSSCLTREEIIGSIKNYPLFYIADELNIDVDKLIEYEKQPIFKEKFVIKDESFQGGPVLYQLKQLRTVEDALEQFFKKMMTKKHTLSSSDQSWIDNIVRLEKQGAGDKLNSNERQVLYRNALENGLFILSGKAGSGKTTAVVNLIQRFRELGNTPIFVFTPTGKANIVIRDRLKPHGLTDDNRIKILTIHRFLYSAIFDAIRNYQTQNKYSSYNRYNEYRPNSNIGQQASMMVDLISKILSGKLEVLDDFMEMSKGFRFSPQVVIIDEASMIDEVLLSALFAMINADNLKHLIVVGDEKQLPPIGAGRPFVDTIFQLKRTGMESNYIRLESNLRFDTTARIGFLAEIFGGNKSPHPHEIADALAKNDSTLEIHYFSSDHELKESVRKVLNSIGKPKAGALSDMFGDIYEDSSKPVLDRIQIITPRRVGSFGSMFINTNVVKEGAQEFSPRTKLICEENKYVYVKKDGRYKRVLALANGSVGYIMPDGSVSFEDLDDFQRDFEWSYDIENIKREVRDDYIGIERTINFGYAITVHKAQGSDYEHVILVIPEMSPFIMRELLYTAFTRIRTKLHLMIHNSLKDELALIFAKAYENSSVEQRRTLLFGHKSSPYRPYLLTLKNGMTIEVRNKIEQIIGRTLDNFCERLEYEPRDFLQEYRVLPDFKFEIDGIAYYLEHLGHMDNRSYRNRWIQKLGIYEKVGIGDNLITTTESDQASDTEQNIFQIVSDIKANSLKVTSGSHSKHHYVI